The proteins below are encoded in one region of Prevotella melaninogenica ATCC 25845:
- a CDS encoding alpha/beta hydrolase: protein MRHKKEIVKIGEHTCILHSEENAKFFIIQPVDSNDTEELERQITYIEDNSQTPFIHIAVRINKWNAELTPWPAPPVFGKVPFGDGAHSTLLYIIEQLIPTLKTQFALELNKSNTILGGYSLAGLFSLWVSYQQNVPFHGIVSASPSAWYTGWLDYANSHQPQVEHAYLSLGDKEEKTKTKMMSTISKDILRQEQIFKDKGVNCKMEWNEGNHFQDNGVRIAKGFVWLMHQ, encoded by the coding sequence ATGAGACATAAAAAGGAGATTGTTAAGATTGGAGAGCATACTTGCATCCTACATAGCGAAGAAAACGCAAAGTTTTTCATTATTCAGCCCGTTGACAGTAATGACACAGAGGAGTTGGAGCGACAAATCACCTATATAGAAGACAACTCGCAGACACCATTCATCCATATTGCTGTTCGTATAAATAAATGGAATGCCGAGCTAACCCCTTGGCCTGCTCCCCCTGTATTTGGAAAGGTTCCCTTTGGTGATGGCGCTCATTCCACCTTATTATATATAATAGAACAACTTATCCCGACCTTAAAGACACAATTTGCTTTAGAGCTCAACAAAAGCAATACCATCTTAGGAGGATATTCATTAGCAGGCCTTTTTAGTCTTTGGGTAAGTTATCAACAGAATGTTCCTTTCCATGGAATTGTCTCAGCATCCCCTTCAGCATGGTATACAGGTTGGTTAGACTATGCCAACTCCCACCAGCCACAAGTAGAACACGCATATCTCAGCCTTGGCGACAAAGAAGAGAAAACAAAAACAAAAATGATGTCAACTATCAGTAAAGACATCCTTCGCCAAGAACAAATATTCAAAGATAAAGGTGTCAATTGTAAGATGGAATGGAATGAAGGCAACCATTTCCAAGACAACGGAGTCAGAATTGCAAAAGGATTTGTCTGGTTGATGCACCAATAA
- a CDS encoding glycogen/starch synthase, which yields MLFPDYIFETSWEVCNKVGGIYTVLSTRAKTLQDKVKDRIIFLGPDCWQETPSPYFKEDKKLFADWQQKAVSEGLSVKVGRWDIPGEPIAMLIDFQSYFAHKDEIYGKLWEYYRVDSLHAYGDYDESAMFAYATALVVESFYRFYLSEKDKVVFHANEWQTGFAALVLQHRLPQIASIFTTHATGIGRSIAGNNKPLYEYLWAYNGDQMASELNMESKHSIEKQTAHYVDCFTTVSDITATECKELLDKPVDLVLPNGFENDFVPKGATFTKKRKAARKRLFDVANALTGDDIQDDALIVSTSGRYEFRNKGIDVFIESMNRLRFDENLKKQVVAFIEVPGWVAGPRQDLVERLNSGKQFDTPLEKPVLTHWLHNMDHDNVLNMLSSLGINNAKGDKVKVILLPCYLTGDDGIMNMSYYDLVLGNDLCVYPSYYEPWGYTPLEAVAFKVPCITTDLAGFGLWANTEKGKYSEIEDGVKVLHRTDYNYSEVADGIKDTIARYSCFTKTEVNKCRSNAEKLSRKALWSEFIIYYEQAYDIALEKAAARNN from the coding sequence ATGTTATTTCCAGATTATATTTTTGAGACCAGCTGGGAAGTTTGTAACAAGGTCGGAGGAATTTATACTGTACTTTCAACTCGTGCAAAGACATTACAAGATAAGGTAAAGGATCGTATCATTTTCCTTGGTCCTGACTGCTGGCAAGAGACACCATCCCCTTATTTTAAAGAGGATAAGAAGTTATTTGCTGATTGGCAGCAGAAAGCAGTTTCTGAGGGGCTATCAGTAAAGGTTGGACGTTGGGATATCCCTGGGGAGCCAATTGCTATGCTTATTGATTTTCAGTCATACTTTGCTCATAAAGATGAGATTTATGGTAAGCTTTGGGAGTATTATAGAGTTGATAGTCTCCATGCCTACGGTGATTATGACGAATCTGCTATGTTTGCTTATGCTACGGCACTTGTCGTAGAGAGTTTCTATAGATTCTATCTTAGTGAGAAAGATAAGGTTGTCTTCCATGCAAACGAATGGCAAACAGGATTTGCTGCACTTGTATTACAGCATCGTTTGCCACAGATAGCATCTATCTTTACTACTCATGCGACGGGTATTGGTCGCAGTATAGCGGGCAATAACAAGCCATTGTATGAATATCTCTGGGCATATAATGGTGACCAGATGGCTTCGGAGTTGAATATGGAGAGCAAGCATTCTATTGAGAAGCAGACAGCACATTATGTTGATTGTTTCACGACAGTGAGCGATATTACTGCAACAGAGTGCAAAGAGTTGCTTGATAAACCAGTAGATTTAGTTCTTCCAAATGGTTTTGAAAACGACTTTGTACCAAAGGGTGCAACCTTCACAAAGAAGCGCAAGGCAGCGCGTAAGCGTTTGTTTGATGTTGCTAATGCACTGACAGGTGACGATATACAAGATGATGCGTTAATCGTATCAACCAGTGGGCGATATGAGTTCCGTAATAAAGGTATTGATGTGTTCATAGAATCAATGAACCGCTTGCGTTTTGATGAGAACCTAAAGAAGCAGGTAGTAGCCTTCATTGAGGTTCCAGGCTGGGTAGCAGGTCCTCGTCAGGACCTTGTTGAGCGTCTCAACAGTGGCAAGCAGTTTGATACACCATTGGAGAAGCCTGTGCTTACGCATTGGCTCCACAATATGGACCATGACAATGTACTGAATATGCTCAGCTCTCTCGGTATAAACAATGCAAAGGGAGATAAGGTGAAGGTCATCCTCTTGCCTTGCTATCTGACAGGTGATGATGGCATTATGAATATGAGCTATTATGATCTCGTATTGGGCAATGACCTCTGTGTTTATCCATCTTACTATGAGCCATGGGGGTATACACCTCTGGAGGCTGTTGCCTTTAAGGTTCCTTGTATTACAACCGACCTTGCTGGTTTCGGCTTGTGGGCAAATACAGAGAAGGGCAAATACAGCGAGATAGAAGACGGTGTTAAGGTATTACATCGTACTGATTATAATTATTCTGAGGTAGCTGATGGTATTAAGGATACCATAGCCCGTTATTCTTGCTTTACGAAGACAGAGGTGAACAAGTGTCGTTCAAATGCCGAGAAGCTCTCTCGTAAAGCTCTTTGGAGTGAGTTTATCATCTATTATGAGCAGGCTTACGACATAGCATTAGAGAAAGCAGCTGCACGAAACAACTGA
- a CDS encoding DUF3298 and DUF4163 domain-containing protein, translating into MAGCKGEKVSAAEKVKDSVTSPSLIADSVVKKKDVPLVVDSIGKSYSTKKGDVDLAYSFPVSGPQPLVDSLRAYLSSELVWIGDDYSDEGVESKPYSNIADGKGMINYYAKNAYKSISKTLDEIDDPDVAWKPEISKFIMKLNETERYVTYYSSFYTYSGGAHGMASEYGATFDKKTGVMLRNVLSPKDIKALQPILRTGVESYFRGWYEKENDVESRVKEDMDGLSLENGIIPLPGNGVYLSPEGVVFIYGFYEIGAYAIGMPTFTVPYKKIGKFLSPEARRLAGIK; encoded by the coding sequence ATGGCTGGATGCAAAGGTGAGAAGGTATCAGCTGCGGAGAAAGTGAAGGACTCTGTGACCTCTCCTTCTTTGATAGCTGACTCTGTTGTAAAAAAGAAAGACGTACCATTGGTGGTTGATTCTATTGGTAAGTCTTATAGTACAAAGAAGGGTGACGTTGATCTTGCTTATTCCTTCCCTGTGTCTGGTCCTCAACCACTGGTCGATTCTCTCCGTGCTTACCTCTCGTCTGAGTTGGTATGGATTGGGGATGACTATAGTGATGAGGGCGTAGAGTCTAAACCTTATAGCAATATTGCAGATGGTAAGGGAATGATAAACTACTATGCTAAGAATGCTTATAAGAGTATAAGCAAAACTTTAGATGAAATTGATGACCCAGATGTGGCTTGGAAACCAGAAATTTCTAAGTTTATAATGAAGCTAAATGAAACGGAACGTTATGTTACGTACTATTCTTCTTTTTACACATATTCAGGTGGTGCGCATGGAATGGCTTCAGAATATGGGGCTACTTTCGACAAGAAGACGGGTGTTATGCTGCGGAATGTATTGAGTCCGAAGGATATAAAAGCACTTCAACCTATCCTTAGAACTGGTGTTGAAAGCTATTTCAGAGGGTGGTATGAAAAAGAGAATGATGTTGAAAGCCGTGTAAAGGAAGATATGGATGGGCTTTCTCTTGAGAATGGTATTATCCCATTACCAGGAAATGGTGTTTATCTTTCTCCAGAGGGTGTGGTGTTTATCTATGGATTCTATGAGATTGGTGCTTATGCTATCGGAATGCCTACCTTTACTGTTCCTTATAAGAAGATAGGAAAGTTCCTTTCGCCTGAGGCAAGACGCCTTGCGGGGATTAAATAA
- a CDS encoding Gfo/Idh/MocA family protein, giving the protein MKISIVGTGMIATEVISLLKTEVKGIEITSIFSHSNEEKAELIAKMNHIGRIYTDYAQLLKEDKADFVYIALVNNAHYEFTRMALKAGRNVIVEKPFTLTVAEAEELAAMARERKLYLFEAISPLHTPNFRMVKDSLKKIGPIHFVQCNFSQYSSKYERYLQGDIAPAFNPELGGGALNDLNVYNINIVIGLFGQPTATQYFANRGHNGIDTSGVMVLSYPTMTATCTAAKDSSSPSFILIQGEKGWIHIPTPANEFGSVEIMKQGKLTSYRRNAYESRLAHEFIDFKDVWEKKDYKQMEEWLERSVEVVRVMG; this is encoded by the coding sequence ATGAAGATTAGTATTGTAGGGACAGGGATGATAGCTACAGAAGTTATCTCACTACTCAAGACAGAAGTCAAAGGGATAGAAATCACCAGTATATTCTCACATAGCAATGAGGAAAAAGCAGAACTTATTGCGAAGATGAATCATATTGGACGTATATATACCGACTATGCGCAATTACTAAAAGAAGACAAAGCTGACTTCGTTTATATCGCTTTAGTCAACAATGCCCATTACGAATTTACACGTATGGCATTAAAGGCTGGTAGGAATGTAATTGTAGAAAAGCCTTTCACTCTCACGGTTGCCGAAGCAGAAGAGCTTGCAGCAATGGCACGAGAAAGAAAGCTCTACCTTTTTGAAGCTATCTCTCCACTCCATACACCTAACTTCCGCATGGTCAAAGATAGCCTAAAAAAGATAGGTCCCATTCACTTTGTACAATGTAATTTCTCACAATATTCAAGTAAGTACGAACGCTATTTACAGGGTGATATTGCCCCTGCATTCAACCCAGAATTAGGAGGTGGTGCGCTGAACGACCTCAATGTCTACAATATAAATATTGTCATCGGTCTTTTCGGACAACCTACCGCAACACAATATTTTGCTAACCGAGGTCACAATGGCATTGATACCTCAGGTGTAATGGTTCTCTCCTATCCTACGATGACCGCGACCTGTACCGCAGCAAAGGATTCAAGTAGTCCATCATTCATTCTCATACAAGGAGAAAAAGGTTGGATACATATCCCAACACCCGCCAACGAGTTTGGTAGTGTAGAAATCATGAAACAAGGAAAGCTAACCAGCTATCGCCGTAACGCCTATGAAAGTCGCCTTGCCCATGAGTTTATAGACTTCAAAGATGTATGGGAAAAGAAGGATTACAAGCAGATGGAAGAATGGCTTGAAAGGTCAGTGGAAGTAGTGAGGGTAATGGGGTAA
- a CDS encoding O-acetylhomoserine aminocarboxypropyltransferase/cysteine synthase family protein produces MKRNLETICIHGGWQPKKGEPQQLPIYQSTTFRYETSEQMARLFDLEDSGYFYTRLANPTNDAVAKKIAALEGGVGAVLTSSGQAANFYAIINICGAGDHLVTSNTIYGGTYNLFGVTLKKLGIECTFIDPEWDDEKIEAAFQPNTKCFFGETISNPGGKVFDIERFAGIAHKHGVPLIVDNTFATPINCRPFEWGCDIVTHSTTKYMDGHASQVGGVVVDSGNFDWEAYSEKFQGLTTPDESYHGLIYTKSFGKLAYITKLVTQLMRDLGSIPAPQNSYLLNIGLETLHLRMRQHCDNAQKVAEWLEKNEKVAWVNYCGLPSDKYYALGQKYLPNGSCGVIAFGLKGSREDAIKFIDSLDFVSIVTHVADARTCVLHPASHTHRQLTDEQLREAGVAPDLIRLSVGIENVDDIIADLNQALK; encoded by the coding sequence ATGAAAAGGAATCTTGAAACTATATGTATTCATGGCGGCTGGCAACCTAAAAAAGGTGAACCTCAGCAGCTACCCATTTATCAGAGTACAACTTTTAGATATGAGACCAGTGAGCAAATGGCACGTTTGTTTGACTTGGAGGATAGCGGTTATTTCTATACTCGTTTGGCAAATCCTACCAATGATGCTGTAGCCAAGAAGATTGCAGCCCTTGAAGGTGGCGTTGGTGCTGTACTGACTTCTTCGGGTCAGGCTGCTAACTTCTATGCTATCATTAATATTTGTGGAGCAGGCGACCATTTAGTGACTTCTAACACAATCTATGGCGGAACGTATAATCTCTTTGGTGTAACATTGAAGAAGTTGGGCATTGAGTGTACCTTCATTGATCCTGAGTGGGATGATGAAAAGATTGAGGCAGCCTTTCAACCAAATACAAAATGTTTCTTTGGTGAGACGATTTCTAACCCAGGAGGTAAGGTGTTTGACATCGAACGCTTTGCAGGAATAGCTCATAAGCATGGTGTACCACTGATAGTTGACAATACATTTGCTACACCAATCAACTGTCGTCCTTTTGAGTGGGGTTGTGATATCGTCACTCATTCTACGACAAAGTATATGGATGGACATGCCTCACAGGTTGGTGGTGTTGTTGTCGATTCTGGTAACTTTGATTGGGAAGCATATAGTGAAAAGTTCCAAGGATTGACAACTCCTGATGAGAGTTATCATGGACTCATTTATACGAAGTCGTTTGGTAAATTGGCATATATAACGAAGCTCGTTACTCAGTTGATGAGAGACCTTGGAAGTATTCCTGCACCGCAGAATTCATATCTACTTAATATTGGTCTTGAGACCTTGCACCTTCGTATGAGGCAGCATTGTGATAATGCACAGAAGGTAGCTGAGTGGTTGGAAAAGAATGAGAAGGTGGCATGGGTGAACTATTGTGGTCTTCCTTCCGATAAGTATTATGCTTTAGGACAGAAGTATCTTCCAAATGGTTCATGTGGTGTCATAGCCTTTGGTTTGAAGGGTTCACGAGAAGACGCCATCAAGTTTATTGATAGCTTAGACTTTGTTTCTATCGTCACTCACGTAGCTGATGCACGTACTTGTGTTTTGCATCCGGCAAGTCATACTCACCGCCAGTTGACAGACGAACAACTCCGTGAGGCTGGAGTAGCACCAGACTTAATCCGTCTTTCTGTTGGTATTGAGAATGTAGATGATATTATCGCAGATCTTAACCAGGCATTGAAGTAA
- a CDS encoding DUF4112 domain-containing protein — MEGKNILENELNYDAHKTLGEQDGEIVLNDSYSLIDDRDSLDKGSDATRKEEVRRQRREKEIRNLKASKAYKFISTVTTLADKYFLDALLGLVPSVGDLVSSIFGLPFIYVTLFKVKSIPLTLAVIYNYLVDILLGSIPFFIGDAIDFFSKAHVKNLDLITRYVEGDKKTIRQVRSKALLTTFLIIILSVIIYFVFRLLIGVTEWTWTLLIDMFKWLIGLF; from the coding sequence ATGGAAGGAAAGAATATATTAGAGAATGAGTTGAATTATGATGCTCATAAGACTTTAGGTGAACAAGACGGAGAGATTGTTTTGAATGATTCTTACTCTCTTATTGATGATAGAGATTCTCTTGATAAGGGTAGTGATGCTACTCGTAAAGAAGAAGTTCGCCGACAAAGAAGGGAGAAAGAAATCCGAAATTTAAAAGCATCAAAGGCTTATAAGTTTATTAGTACGGTAACAACTTTAGCAGATAAATATTTCTTAGATGCACTCTTAGGTTTAGTACCATCAGTAGGAGATCTTGTTTCATCTATTTTTGGTTTGCCGTTTATATACGTTACTTTGTTTAAAGTCAAGTCTATTCCACTCACATTGGCTGTTATCTATAACTATTTAGTAGATATATTGTTGGGAAGTATTCCTTTTTTTATTGGTGATGCTATAGATTTCTTTAGTAAAGCACACGTAAAGAACTTAGATTTAATTACACGCTATGTAGAAGGAGATAAGAAAACAATACGTCAGGTGAGGTCGAAAGCATTGCTAACAACTTTTCTTATTATCATTCTTAGTGTAATTATTTATTTTGTCTTTAGGTTATTGATAGGCGTTACGGAATGGACGTGGACTTTACTAATAGACATGTTTAAGTGGTTGATAGGACTATTCTAA
- a CDS encoding Lrp/AsnC family transcriptional regulator yields the protein MNNNETLDETDRKILRILQCNSDLTVKELAAKLHLSTSPTFERQKRLERDGYIERYMAVVNPHKVGNGIMVLCNIRLKQHSQELIQEFMDVVQNLEEITECYNTSGDYDFLIKVYAHDMKSYQQFMLNTLGTINCIGSLHSIFVIDETKNTHGVPISML from the coding sequence ATGAATAACAATGAGACTTTAGATGAAACCGACCGTAAAATCCTACGTATTCTACAGTGCAATTCTGATCTTACGGTAAAAGAATTAGCTGCAAAACTCCACCTTTCAACCTCTCCCACGTTTGAGCGACAGAAGCGATTGGAGCGTGATGGCTATATAGAAAGATACATGGCAGTTGTGAATCCTCATAAGGTTGGCAATGGTATTATGGTATTATGTAATATCAGACTGAAACAACACTCTCAAGAACTCATACAAGAGTTTATGGACGTTGTGCAGAATCTTGAGGAAATAACAGAGTGTTATAACACCAGTGGTGACTACGATTTTCTTATTAAAGTCTATGCACATGACATGAAAAGCTATCAACAATTCATGCTCAACACGCTTGGTACGATTAATTGTATAGGAAGCCTGCATAGTATCTTCGTTATTGACGAAACAAAGAATACACATGGAGTACCCATTTCTATGCTTTGA